A window from Musa acuminata AAA Group cultivar baxijiao chromosome BXJ3-10, Cavendish_Baxijiao_AAA, whole genome shotgun sequence encodes these proteins:
- the LOC135650473 gene encoding uncharacterized protein LOC135650473 isoform X5 codes for MECNERNSDHGATRESQPSSLGFVHLRPLGEPAGDLICLRSDRVYTVGRGRRYCDLVLLQRCISNRHCQIFLDGSDRKLRLIDGFLFPRRSHICEIRRGFQPGRQCSNARVSLNGVFVNGRRVRQGAVAELSVGDEILFSCRSGSSNSCRIKRGFAVDRVFFSEVKIARVNRSLSTLEHSPLAPRSFILQSQLKSILASSDPISYLRNFLDLQQEKHVTLPLALEIGSPASPDSKGCCKTDGLRINVAQKVVSSNVLSDEHSKSSVNAVEIMEVDNCELHPDDDGVVSYSDGSTFFLNRLKPTGPGTSVHCDGVTLPELFHPVKTLLRVFIATFTCDVSWFLSCCRLPNHLPITIACHDSVRCWSACHDSRTSAPYISYPNLLLVYPPFPDVIAFGKDRKKKGVACHHPKLIVLQRDESLRVIVTSANLVPKQWDYVTNTVWWQDFPCRSTLDYSAFFGSIEDLKSDFAAQLAGFVASLIVDVPSQAHWVNEFAKYNFGQAACHLVASLPGVHTQSSYYLAADYCLSPLLQAKQIMQCKTSGHFFGSVQATVVGLSHRFHASPDPNGGQLKVLASLLGKCRENTSGMVEVLLKRATNIPADTNAVSVVVTADLDKFSVGDSVQLGFLPRDVAKWLSPLSDIGFFSFSAFIYAKEALAAAFGGSSTRVQLLVSVSKGPTFSEIPRLICPEHYVSLCSLVASVQRCLGLWRLREVLSRYKWPESLEVDFVYGSSSIGTSVNLQFFSAFSAAAGKKSCQYPDSNESDPAWGCWTSADELNRPSIKILFPTIERVKNGRRGIWDSRHLLSLSERTWQRLTTAGIFHDAIPYPCERLGYPMHVKLRDVSNLEMVCSHLVGYILGHTISVLLLGETHCFHRQNQRLQNCIFVTMSLVSS; via the exons ATGGAATGCAATGAGCGCAACAGCGATCATGGAGCGACGCGGGAATCCCAACCCTCTAGCTTGGGCTTCGTTCACCTTCGACCCCTCGGGGAACCCGCCGGCGATCTCATCTGCCTGCGATCGGACCGGGTCTACACCGTCGGCCGGGGGCGCCGCTATTGCGATCTTGTCCTCCTCCAACGCTGCATCAGCAACCGTCATTGCCAGATATTTCTGGATGGATCCGATCGTAAACTCCGTTTGATCGATGGCTTCCTTTTTCCCCGTCGTTCCCATATCTGCGAGATCAGGCGAGGCTTTCAACCCGGAAGGCAGTGCTCGAACGCTAGGGTTTCTCTCAATGGCGTCTTCGTTAATGGTCGCAGGGTCCGGCAAGGCGCGGTAGCAGAATTGTCGGTCGGAGATGAGATATTGTTTTCTTGCAGAAGTGGATCGAGTAATAGTTGTAGAATTAAGCGTGGGTTTGCCGTGGATAGGGTCTTTTTCTCTGAGGTTAAGATTGCTCGTGTGAATCGTTCACTCTCCACGTTGGAACACAGTCCTTTGGCCCCAAGATCATTCATTCTGCAGAGCCAGCTGAAAAGTATACTTGCCAGCTCCGATCCAATATCCTACCTGAGGAATTTTCTTGATTTGCAACAAGAAAAACATGTAACACTTCCATTGGCCTTGGAAATTGGATCCCCTGCTTCTCCGGACTCTAAGGGATGCTGTAAGACAGATGGTTTGCGGATTAATGTTGCACAAAAGGTGGTCAGTTCGAATGTTCTGAGTGATGAGCACAGTAAGTCCTCGGTAAATGCAGTTGAAATCATGGAAGTCGATAATTGTGAACTCCATCCAGATGATGATGGGGTAGTCAGTTATTCAGATGGCAGCACATTCTTTCTGAACCGTCTCAAGCCCACTGGTCCTGGCACATCTGTTCACTGTGATGGAGTCACTCTGCCTGAGCTGTTTCATCCAGTGAAAACACTGCTTCGAGTTTTTATTGCAACATTTACATGTGATGTTTCTTG GTTTTTGTCATGTTGTCGATTACCAAACCACCTGCCAATAACAATTGCATGCCATGACAGTGTAAGATGTTGGAGTGCTTGCCATGATAGTAGGACTTCTGCACCATATATTAGTTATCCAAACCTATTGTTGGT TTATCCCCCTTTTCCAGATGTAATAGCCTTTGGAAAAGATCGAAAGAAAAAAGGTGTTGCATGTCATCATCCGAAGCTTATTGTCCTGCAGAGGGATGAAAGTCTTCGAGTTATAGTTACTTCAGCAAATCTAGTTCCAAAACAG TGGGACTATGTGACGAACACTGTTTGGTGGCAAGATTTTCCTTGTAGAAGTACtctagattattcagctttttttGGATCAATTGAAGATTTAAAATCTGACTTTGCTGCTCAGTTAGCTGGGTTTGTGGCATCACTTATTGTTGATGTGCCCAGCCAAGCGCACTGGGTCAATGAGTTCGCTAAGTATAACTTTGGACAAGCTGCTTGCCACCTTGTTGCTTCATTGCCTGGAGTCCATACACAGAGCTCTTATTATCTTGCGGCTGATTATTGCTTATCG CCTTTGTTGCAGGCTAAACAGATCATGCAATGTAAGACTTCTGGGCATTTTTTTGGTTCAGTTCAAGCGACTGTAGTTGGTTTAAGCCATCGATTTCATGCTTCCCCTGACCCAAATGGTGGTcaattaaaagttttagcttcacTTTTAGGAAAGTGTCGAGAGAACACTAGTGGAATGGTAGAAGTTCTCCTGAAAAGAGCTACAAACATACCAGCAGATACTAACGCAGTGAGTGTGGTTGTTACTGCAGATCTGGATAAATTTTCTGTAGGAG ATTCTGTGCAACTTGGTTTTCTGCCTAGAGATGTTGCAAAATGGTTGTCTCCTCTCagtgacattgggttttttagttTTTCGGCCTTCATCTATGCAAAGGAAGCCCTTGCAGCTGCATTTGGTGGAAGCAGCACTAGAGTACAGTTGTTAGTTTCTGTCTCAAAG GGGCCAACATTTTCTGAAATACCAAGATTGATCTGTCCTGAGCATTATGTGTCTTTGTGCTCACTTGTTGCTTCTGTGCAGAGGTGTCTTGGACTTTGGCGTTTAAGAGAG GTCTTGTCGCGATACAAGTGGCCTGAATCACTAGAGGTTGATTTTGTGTATG GTTCATCCTCAATTGGAACTTCAGTCAATTTGCAATTTTTTTCTGCTTTCTCAGCTGCAGCTGGGAAAAAGTCGTGTCAGTATCCTGATTCTAACGAGTCTGACCCAGCG TGGGGTTGCTGGACTTCTGCTGATGAGCTAAATAGACCATCAATTAAGATCTTATTCCCCACCATTGAAAGAGTGAAAAATGGACGGCGTGGCATTTGGGATTCTAGGCACTTACTTTCACTGTCAGAG AGAACCTGGCAAAGGTTGACAACTGCTGGTATATTTCATGATGCCATTCCTTATCCATGTGAAAGGCTAGGATACCCAATGCATGTCAAG CTCAGAGACGTTTCCAATCTGGAAATGGTATGTTCTCATTTGGTTGGATATATATTGGGTCACACAATTTCAGTCCTGCTGCTTGGGGAAACACATTGCTTTCATCGTCAGAATCAAAGGCTCCAAAACTGCATATTTGTAACTATGAGCTTGGTGTCGTCTTGA
- the LOC135650473 gene encoding uncharacterized protein LOC135650473 isoform X1 gives MECNERNSDHGATRESQPSSLGFVHLRPLGEPAGDLICLRSDRVYTVGRGRRYCDLVLLQRCISNRHCQIFLDGSDRKLRLIDGFLFPRRSHICEIRRGFQPGRQCSNARVSLNGVFVNGRRVRQGAVAELSVGDEILFSCRSGSSNSCRIKRGFAVDRVFFSEVKIARVNRSLSTLEHSPLAPRSFILQSQLKSILASSDPISYLRNFLDLQQEKHVTLPLALEIGSPASPDSKGCCKTDGLRINVAQKVVSSNVLSDEHSKSSVNAVEIMEVDNCELHPDDDGVVSYSDGSTFFLNRLKPTGPGTSVHCDGVTLPELFHPVKTLLRVFIATFTCDVSWFLSCCRLPNHLPITIACHDSVRCWSACHDSRTSAPYISYPNLLLVYPPFPDVIAFGKDRKKKGVACHHPKLIVLQRDESLRVIVTSANLVPKQWDYVTNTVWWQDFPCRSTLDYSAFFGSIEDLKSDFAAQLAGFVASLIVDVPSQAHWVNEFAKYNFGQAACHLVASLPGVHTQSSYYLAADYCLSPLLQAKQIMQCKTSGHFFGSVQATVVGLSHRFHASPDPNGGQLKVLASLLGKCRENTSGMVEVLLKRATNIPADTNAVSVVVTADLDKFSVGDSVQLGFLPRDVAKWLSPLSDIGFFSFSAFIYAKEALAAAFGGSSTRVQLLVSVSKGPTFSEIPRLICPEHYVSLCSLVASVQRCLGLWRLREVLSRYKWPESLEVDFVYGSSSIGTSVNLQFFSAFSAAAGKKSCQYPDSNESDPAWGCWTSADELNRPSIKILFPTIERVKNGRRGIWDSRHLLSLSERTWQRLTTAGIFHDAIPYPCERLGYPMHVKVAQRRFQSGNGMFSFGWIYIGSHNFSPAAWGNTLLSSSESKAPKLHICNYELGVVLIVPPPDLSDADGRNRFNLDDFVLPFVMPAPEYQDGDRPATAQAMREACVEVTSSKVFLSEDATEELNDDILDEEVTFEESDFSIQESEEEKIYAEMLWGQVDSAGISL, from the exons ATGGAATGCAATGAGCGCAACAGCGATCATGGAGCGACGCGGGAATCCCAACCCTCTAGCTTGGGCTTCGTTCACCTTCGACCCCTCGGGGAACCCGCCGGCGATCTCATCTGCCTGCGATCGGACCGGGTCTACACCGTCGGCCGGGGGCGCCGCTATTGCGATCTTGTCCTCCTCCAACGCTGCATCAGCAACCGTCATTGCCAGATATTTCTGGATGGATCCGATCGTAAACTCCGTTTGATCGATGGCTTCCTTTTTCCCCGTCGTTCCCATATCTGCGAGATCAGGCGAGGCTTTCAACCCGGAAGGCAGTGCTCGAACGCTAGGGTTTCTCTCAATGGCGTCTTCGTTAATGGTCGCAGGGTCCGGCAAGGCGCGGTAGCAGAATTGTCGGTCGGAGATGAGATATTGTTTTCTTGCAGAAGTGGATCGAGTAATAGTTGTAGAATTAAGCGTGGGTTTGCCGTGGATAGGGTCTTTTTCTCTGAGGTTAAGATTGCTCGTGTGAATCGTTCACTCTCCACGTTGGAACACAGTCCTTTGGCCCCAAGATCATTCATTCTGCAGAGCCAGCTGAAAAGTATACTTGCCAGCTCCGATCCAATATCCTACCTGAGGAATTTTCTTGATTTGCAACAAGAAAAACATGTAACACTTCCATTGGCCTTGGAAATTGGATCCCCTGCTTCTCCGGACTCTAAGGGATGCTGTAAGACAGATGGTTTGCGGATTAATGTTGCACAAAAGGTGGTCAGTTCGAATGTTCTGAGTGATGAGCACAGTAAGTCCTCGGTAAATGCAGTTGAAATCATGGAAGTCGATAATTGTGAACTCCATCCAGATGATGATGGGGTAGTCAGTTATTCAGATGGCAGCACATTCTTTCTGAACCGTCTCAAGCCCACTGGTCCTGGCACATCTGTTCACTGTGATGGAGTCACTCTGCCTGAGCTGTTTCATCCAGTGAAAACACTGCTTCGAGTTTTTATTGCAACATTTACATGTGATGTTTCTTG GTTTTTGTCATGTTGTCGATTACCAAACCACCTGCCAATAACAATTGCATGCCATGACAGTGTAAGATGTTGGAGTGCTTGCCATGATAGTAGGACTTCTGCACCATATATTAGTTATCCAAACCTATTGTTGGT TTATCCCCCTTTTCCAGATGTAATAGCCTTTGGAAAAGATCGAAAGAAAAAAGGTGTTGCATGTCATCATCCGAAGCTTATTGTCCTGCAGAGGGATGAAAGTCTTCGAGTTATAGTTACTTCAGCAAATCTAGTTCCAAAACAG TGGGACTATGTGACGAACACTGTTTGGTGGCAAGATTTTCCTTGTAGAAGTACtctagattattcagctttttttGGATCAATTGAAGATTTAAAATCTGACTTTGCTGCTCAGTTAGCTGGGTTTGTGGCATCACTTATTGTTGATGTGCCCAGCCAAGCGCACTGGGTCAATGAGTTCGCTAAGTATAACTTTGGACAAGCTGCTTGCCACCTTGTTGCTTCATTGCCTGGAGTCCATACACAGAGCTCTTATTATCTTGCGGCTGATTATTGCTTATCG CCTTTGTTGCAGGCTAAACAGATCATGCAATGTAAGACTTCTGGGCATTTTTTTGGTTCAGTTCAAGCGACTGTAGTTGGTTTAAGCCATCGATTTCATGCTTCCCCTGACCCAAATGGTGGTcaattaaaagttttagcttcacTTTTAGGAAAGTGTCGAGAGAACACTAGTGGAATGGTAGAAGTTCTCCTGAAAAGAGCTACAAACATACCAGCAGATACTAACGCAGTGAGTGTGGTTGTTACTGCAGATCTGGATAAATTTTCTGTAGGAG ATTCTGTGCAACTTGGTTTTCTGCCTAGAGATGTTGCAAAATGGTTGTCTCCTCTCagtgacattgggttttttagttTTTCGGCCTTCATCTATGCAAAGGAAGCCCTTGCAGCTGCATTTGGTGGAAGCAGCACTAGAGTACAGTTGTTAGTTTCTGTCTCAAAG GGGCCAACATTTTCTGAAATACCAAGATTGATCTGTCCTGAGCATTATGTGTCTTTGTGCTCACTTGTTGCTTCTGTGCAGAGGTGTCTTGGACTTTGGCGTTTAAGAGAG GTCTTGTCGCGATACAAGTGGCCTGAATCACTAGAGGTTGATTTTGTGTATG GTTCATCCTCAATTGGAACTTCAGTCAATTTGCAATTTTTTTCTGCTTTCTCAGCTGCAGCTGGGAAAAAGTCGTGTCAGTATCCTGATTCTAACGAGTCTGACCCAGCG TGGGGTTGCTGGACTTCTGCTGATGAGCTAAATAGACCATCAATTAAGATCTTATTCCCCACCATTGAAAGAGTGAAAAATGGACGGCGTGGCATTTGGGATTCTAGGCACTTACTTTCACTGTCAGAG AGAACCTGGCAAAGGTTGACAACTGCTGGTATATTTCATGATGCCATTCCTTATCCATGTGAAAGGCTAGGATACCCAATGCATGTCAAG GTAGCTCAGAGACGTTTCCAATCTGGAAATGGTATGTTCTCATTTGGTTGGATATATATTGGGTCACACAATTTCAGTCCTGCTGCTTGGGGAAACACATTGCTTTCATCGTCAGAATCAAAGGCTCCAAAACTGCATATTTGTAACTATGAGCTTGGTGTCGTCTTGATTGTGCCCCCGCCAGATCTTTCGGATGCAGATGGtagaaacagatttaatcttGATGATTTCGTTCTGCCATTTGTCATGCCTGCACCAGAGTACCAAGATGGTGATAGACCAGCTACAGCACAGGCCATGCGAGAGGCCTGTGTTGAAGTCACTTCATCAAAGGTATTCTTGTCAGAAGATGCAACGGAAGAACTGAACGACGATATCCTAGATGAAGAAGTAACTTTTGAGGAATCCGACTTTTCCATCCAGGAGAGTGAAGAAGAGAAAATTTATGCTGAGATGCTTTGGGGTCAAGTGGACTCTGCTGGAATCTCTTTGTGA